Part of the Mya arenaria isolate MELC-2E11 chromosome 8, ASM2691426v1 genome, aattgtaacaCTTAGTACTTTACTCATGTACAGCAATacattataacaacaacaagtttttttatgaatgttaatTCAATACGGAATTCAATATTGTTGGTTAAGTTGTGTAGAGTTTCAGTATACATTcataataaattttgtattaagattTAAACGGTCACACAAGTGATACTATACACATTTAAGGAGGAAAGGAATTGCACTTAAAAATCATGAAGctaatttcttaaaattcttaTGTTAGTTATAAATcatcaaatacatatatataattatatatatacatatatatatatatcatacatgtataacttcTATTTAAAAGGCTAGTCATTGCTTGTTGTGTTTTACACAACATTTGCAAGCAGCGAGCCATTCCCATGGCAGCTATAGAAGACAACAATAATGGTGGAAATGGTGATGATGGCAGGGTGCAACCTCAAGCAAACAATCTTGTTGGGCTAAGATACAGAGACCACTTTGTTTCAACAtactttggtaaaataattttatttcaacattaacattacCAAGTATGCTTTAGCATCTTTTGTCATGTTAtgacaatgtttataaaatgtattctttgttaaaagtaataGTAAATAAAGTATCAATGGCACATTCAATAATGATCTAAGAAtttgatttcaatgcaaaatactattgaacaaaatacaaattctGCTCATGAACACTTATTCTTATGGCtttttcagttaaatatataACCCACATGGGGaaaggcaaatattttttcagtatATGGTCACATGTGTCTTtttgctaatttggaccccaaacGAATAGGGTAAATTTGATTCTGTAGGGGAGTGGtattacatgtagtttaaagTGCTTTTCCCCCATATAAGTTAAAAATGGATATCCCTTGAGTGAAATGTACATAGACTAATCAAATTTGGAGCCTTACTCTTGAAACATAACTTTAGGTATGGGTAAAACACTGTTGTGCAGAACACAAGTTTCATAATTTCTGAAATGCCATCAATGAACAACAAGGTGGATTACCAAATACTCGGTACATGCAAGTTAACAGTAGTTTTAATCAAAGACTTTAAAGAGTACCAAAATACATAACTATGTTCTATAATAAAAGTGTACTAAAATGTGCTGATAATTGGCAACAGACATATATCTGATATTAAGAATGTAGTTAGAGGTCCTTTACTGTAATCTCTTTCCAAATTTAACCTGTCAATGCCacaaaatttaacttaaatatttgtatgtaattttaataaaatttggcATCAGCACTCAATGTGCATATTGAtctttattgttcttttttttaattgtatgctAAAATAGCCACTTCTAAttctaattttcttttttgcagCTGCCTGATTGCTTTACACTCCTGACAGCAACATTGATTGCATGATGTAGAGTTTGTGAACACTTTGGAAGTCGTGCTAGCCTCAGGTCTTGAAAGATGAAACGTGGCAGGAACCTCATCTGCCTCCAACACTGGCTGATATGTCCTGGAATTACAAACtctaattttaaaatgtgcGATCATATTTTTGCAAATCTTGTAAAAAAAGTCACTATGCTGACTTGTTTAGAATGTGAgagtcatttttaaatattttttcccaACTTGATCATACCCGAGAATGTCTGTGATATATTTTGGAATTGAACCTGGTACCAAATTGGGACTTTCcaaactttgggaaaaatacaaagttatgtttgaatggaaagtataatataaaatagacctatttctacctttttatgcatttaatctAAAATGGCTACCAGGTAGTCTTATCAAGAtgttgttatcttttttaagcAATTCATTGCTGTATTCACtgaaaatcttaataattattttggaaaatataatttcatggGGATTTTTTGGCAAGAGGAAACATCTCTTAaagcagtaaattgcaccaaaaagtCAATGAATGtgtgctatgttttatttaagtccTTAGATATTTACATGTACGTGTCGGTATACATCTGAAATCATTTCtgtgttcatgttattttatatcaatgtgCATTGTAGTGTTATCTCACCctgttatatataaatgtcttaGTGATATGAATGTCTTAGTGTTATCAATGTCTTTGTGATATGTttgtcttagtgatatgattgtcttagtgatatgatACAATTGTCTTAGTGATAAAAATGTGGTAGTGATATGGATGTGTTAGTGATGTGAATCTGTCAGTGATATGAATGtcttattcatataaatgtcTTAGTGATATGATTGTCTCAGTAATGTGAATGTGTAAGTTAATGgcaatgtttgaatattttaatgtttaaaatgtattggtTACATTCAGATGTTATTGTTAAAAGATATGGATATGTTAGTAATAGCTAAGaatactttttataacaaaGATGACATCAACAGCTTGACGAAAATGTTATACAACAAGTGACTGTGAGAGATACTTACGTGTAATCATTTACAAACTGATATACAGGCTGTGAATTGAGACCAACATCTGATCTGCTTTGGctgaaaaataaagattaaaataattattgtttatttgagaAAATTCACACATCAACTCATTTCTGTATATGGTAGGATGTGGAACTTAAGccttataaaatatcattttccacCATCTAATCAGTACACATATGTTCACATATTGACCCatttggttatttatttcaatggtAATATAGCAAGATGAAGTTCATTGGCATTATGCATTATTGTTGAAGATCTCAAATTTGGTTTGTAAGATATTCCATCTATTGATACCTTTCCTGTATACATGTTGAATCAAATTCTTCTGATCCACCGATTCCATCCATGGCACAGCCATCCCTGCCAATAACATCAATGACAGCATTTGTCAAATCTGAAAAGGAGGCTGTATTTTGGCCATTTCctgaagaaaataatgttttgcttCCATTaacttttgataaattatttgtgacttttgtacagtattatcatttctatttttaattactgtttgtatataatatgaatatcacCAAGTGTGGTGGAAATAATGGCAAGTTGAGAGTTAAGTTGAGtcattacatttcatttcaattaattcTTAATGTAATCAAGAGttcattaagaaaatatttatgtacataataaGAATGTGAAAGTGTCaaaattcactttttaaatttattaatatgtcTAAAAAAGGGAATCAGTATGTAGTTATAATATTACAATTACTATTGAAACTGCAAGTACAGTTGTGATCCTAATTGATTAcctcatttaataaataacatgaattgatttaactttttatttaatttcatagatatatgtaaaatgagaaaaatatgAACCTGTCAGATGAAGCTGCCTTTTGTAGTCCATGAACTTAGGGCGGTGGACTTGGGTCAAGTTGTCCCACTTCTTAGTTAGAAGGTCTACAGTTCTATGTATTCCTGTAGATTGGACATTGAAGCTTCTCTCAACAGTCTCCCACATTTTTCTTTTCGTCTCTGAGGTGATTCCTTAAggacaatttgttttataaaaaaatgagtataCGGTACATGCatgatttttcattattaattatcaataaatcCAAATGTCATGACCAGGAATCCATAACTAGGGGAGAAGGAGGAAGTTTCAGGagcataaaatatttgcatgatTATCttcttttcatttacaaattatattgacatataaattattttaaaatgcctATAATTTTAAcagtgtttgtgtgtgttgtttttttttttttttttttttttgggggggggagtCGCACGGGAAAACCTGCAACTGGATTACTACAACTAGGCAAAAAATTTGttccaaataaataatttgcatatatataattaatctATCACtctcttttatttataatgtgttcaaagtaaaatgaatatcaatatcaatgaGAAAGCGTGATATTGGTTATGaatgatcatttttttcttcatttcaagGATAATTTTATCTTTAGTTTTCAATTACTTGGCAAATAACAAGATGTACTTACTTGAAGTATAGCCTTTCTTATAAAAGGCGTGTTTTGACATGCCGTGGCCACTCTCCTCCCCCATCAGCTtgcaaattaacaaacattCTTCTTTTGAAAAGTTTGGATTTCTCTTTTTCTCGTTATTCG contains:
- the LOC128242903 gene encoding uncharacterized protein LOC128242903 → MAANNEKKRNPNFSKEECLLICKLMGEESGHGMSKHAFYKKGYTSRITSETKRKMWETVERSFNVQSTGIHRTVDLLTKKWDNLTQVHRPKFMDYKRQLHLTDLTNAVIDVIGRDGCAMDGIGGSEEFDSTCIQESQSRSDVGLNSQPVYQFVNDYTTYQPVLEADEVPATFHLSRPEASTTSKVFTNSTSCNQCCCQECKAIRQLQKRKLELEVAILAYN